A stretch of DNA from Phenylobacterium koreense:
AGTGGCGGTGGGGCTGGTGGTCAACGAGCTGGTCACCAACGCAGCGAAGTACGCGTTTCCGGACGGGCGCTCAGGTCAGATCCTGGTGGCCTTGTCCGGCCGGCCGGAGGGCTGTGAGCTCACCGTGGCCGATGACGGGATCGGCATGCCCGGCGTTCCGCTGATCAAGGCCGAAGGCATGGGGCGCAAGCTGGTCGAGAGCTTCGCCCGGCAATCGGGAGGCGTGCTCACCGAGGGCGCGGGACCGGGCGTGAGTTACGTCCTCATGCTGCCCAACTAGGCCGGGACGGCGTCGAAGGCGACAGTCAGGCGATCCTCGTCGGACACGAACGGGACCGTCCCGTGCCACATGTACGAGGGAAACAGCACCAGCCGACCGACCCGGGGCTGGACGAAATGCTCGGGCGCCAGGGCGGGTGAGGTGCGCAGGGCCGGCTCGCCGAACTTGATCCAGCCCGCGCGCCCATCCGGGTCGCCGACCACCGAAGGTAGCGACACGTAGAAGGCGGACGACAACCAGCCCTGCGGATGCACATGATTGGTGTGATGACCGGAGGAGCCCAGGCGCACGGACCAGGCGCCCGTGATCGAAGCCGTCCCGGTGTTGCGACGCTCGAAGGGCCCTTCGCCGGCGGGTAGCTCCGCCGCACGCCGGTTCACCGCCTCGCGGAGACGCCCCAGCAGGTGCTCGATGGGCGGCTCATGACCGCCGTCGAGCCGCAGGGTCGCCTGCCCCCCTGCGCGGACCGACTGGCCGAACGGATGGGTGGCGAAGCCGTGCAGCCGCATCAGCGACGCGCGCAGGGCCTCAAGGAATTCATGGCCCTCGGAGGTCTCCGGGTCGAACAGATCATAGGCCGCGACCAGCCGGCCATAGTCGTAGGACCGGCGATAGCGGGGATCGCCGGCCAGCCGCCAGGCCGTGGCCTGCAACGCCAGGGTGAACTGGTCGTCCCTGTTGAGGTCCGCGGCGAGCGACGCCGCGCGGACGGCGCCCTCTGCGTCGCCCGCCGCCATCAGGGCCTGGGCGAGGGAC
This window harbors:
- a CDS encoding putative 2OG-Fe(II) oxygenase, producing MSTAGAYRKAYDLLAQGDLPGALAFTADLMTQPDAGPGVFAARASVLKAAGRPMEALDLNQAAVRRFADNGVCWHNLASTLGDLGRAAEAETAARRAISLGVKAPETRLVLGRALQTQLRLEEAEAAFVEAVSDRPDYEEAHRDLAQLVWMRTGDARAATARLEAAIAAQPTAANLRYALALALEYTGDPAGARAVLEAGLALAPRDRRLLVFAVEVCCELGDTDAALAWARSIGSSPDDFNAQSSLAQALMAAGDAEGAVRAASLAADLNRDDQFTLALQATAWRLAGDPRYRRSYDYGRLVAAYDLFDPETSEGHEFLEALRASLMRLHGFATHPFGQSVRAGGQATLRLDGGHEPPIEHLLGRLREAVNRRAAELPAGEGPFERRNTGTASITGAWSVRLGSSGHHTNHVHPQGWLSSAFYVSLPSVVGDPDGRAGWIKFGEPALRTSPALAPEHFVQPRVGRLVLFPSYMWHGTVPFVSDEDRLTVAFDAVPA